A genomic window from Aythya fuligula isolate bAytFul2 chromosome 15, bAytFul2.pri, whole genome shotgun sequence includes:
- the AQP8 gene encoding aquaporin-8, producing the protein MAAAESSCSSMKEVMVDVDSKQQRAKPHWYERYVQPCVAELVGSALFIFIGCLSVVEDAGGTGRLQPALAHGLALGLTIAVLGNISGGHFNPAVSLGVWLVGGLNITMLIPYWISQLCGGIIGASLTKAVTTDEHYANATGGAFSGIVADEQIPSVLVGEIVMTTFLVLAVCMGAVNEETKTPLAPFCIGLTVTVDILAGGAISGACMNPARAFGPALVANYWDYHWVYWVGPMLAGLLVGALVRLLIGDQTTRLFLK; encoded by the exons ATGGCTGCTGCCGAGAGCAGTTGCTCCTCCATGAAGGAGGTGATGGTGGACGTCGACAGCAAGCAGCAGCGTGCGAAACCCCACTGGTACGAGCGCTACGTCCAGCCCTGTGTGGCCGAGCTGGTGGGCAGCGCGCTCTTCATCTTCATCGGCTGCCTCTCCGTGGTGGAGGATGCCGGCGGCACGGGGCGGCTGCAGCCCGCCCTGGCCCACGGGCTGGCCCTGGGGCTCACCATCGCCGTCCTGGGGAACATCAG CGGAGGTCACTTCAACCCGGCTGTGTCCCTGGGCGTCTGGCTGGTCGGCGGGCTGAACATCACGATGCTCATTCCCTACTGGATCTCCCAGCTCTGCGGAGGGATAATAGGAGCCAGCCTGACAAAG gccGTGACGACGGACGAGCACTACGCCAACGCCACCGGAGGAGCCTTCAGCGGCATCGTGGCCGATGAGCAGATCCCCTCCGTCCTGGTGGGAGAGATCGTCATGACCACGTTCCTGGTGCTCGCGGTCTGCATGGGAGCCGTCAACGAGGAAACCAAGACCCCTCTGGCACCCTTCTGCATCGGCCTCACGGTCACGGTCGACATCCTGGCGGG ggGTGCCATATCCGGAGCCTGCATGAACCCTGCCAGAGCCTTCGGGCCAGCTCTGGTAGCAAACTACTGGGACTACCACTGGGTGTACTGGGTAGGGCCCATGCTCGCTGGGCTCCTCGTCGGCGCGCTGGTGAG GCTCCTGATCGGTGACCAGACGACCCGCCTGTTCCTGAAGTGA